From Candidatus Limnocylindrales bacterium, the proteins below share one genomic window:
- a CDS encoding DUF1080 domain-containing protein, which produces MFYFINLFMVFFLIGCTGKAQPPASETGSPEQIPEGFQSLFDGKTLTGWHMSKESVHGNTQSWIIEDGAIAGTQDRPGNGGLLLTDQEFGDFELYLELMPDFGCDSGIFLRANERGQAYQILNDYLPQGNVGGIYGEGIGGFLLPAKDFPKVWKRDQWNSLLVRIEGNPPHIKTWMNGQPLMDWTDNQKRLPDKGMIGLQVHGGTDRWAPGRFTRYRNIAIKELNKP; this is translated from the coding sequence ATGTTTTATTTTATAAATTTATTCATGGTTTTTTTCTTAATAGGGTGTACCGGCAAGGCACAACCTCCTGCCTCTGAGACGGGCTCTCCAGAACAAATTCCCGAAGGTTTTCAAAGCCTTTTCGATGGAAAAACCCTTACAGGCTGGCATATGAGTAAAGAAAGTGTCCATGGTAATACCCAAAGCTGGATCATTGAAGATGGCGCGATTGCCGGAACCCAGGATAGACCGGGTAATGGGGGGCTTCTCCTGACAGATCAAGAATTTGGTGATTTTGAATTGTACCTTGAGCTTATGCCGGATTTTGGATGCGATAGTGGAATCTTTTTACGGGCTAATGAGCGAGGTCAGGCTTACCAGATCTTAAACGATTACCTTCCGCAAGGAAACGTGGGAGGTATTTATGGAGAAGGGATAGGCGGTTTTCTCCTTCCGGCCAAGGACTTTCCTAAAGTTTGGAAAAGGGATCAATGGAATAGTCTGCTTGTCCGAATTGAAGGAAATCCTCCCCACATCAAGACCTGGATGAACGGACAACCTCTTATGGACTGGACGGATAATCAGAAACGCCTGCCGGATAAAGGAATGATCGGATTGCAGGTACATGGTGGAACCGATCGATGGGCCCCAGGTCGTTTTACCCGATATCGAAACATAGCCATTAAAGAATTGAATAAACCTTAA
- the aroB gene encoding 3-dehydroquinate synthase — translation MKTIRVHLAKHVDHSYDLKIGSGLLFQVGQDLKNKPLADRYALITDSEVAPIFGIPLLKDFQKKGLHVTLITFPAGEEYKTRETKAYLEDEMFRQGFGRDSAIIALGGGVVGDMAGFVAATYNRGIPYIQIPTTLLAHVDSSIGGKTAVDVPWGKNLVGAFYQPAAVYIDIDTLKTLPLRQIKAGLAEIVKYAVIQDRSLFDYLQENQDKILNLESEPIIYIIGRCCEIKAYVVEQDEREGDLRKILNYGHTIGHAIEALCQYRILHGEGVAIGMTIESRIAQELGYLTEEEVRCQRSLLEAFGLPVTLPSHLNPQEIIQATTLDKKARGGKAEYVLPRKIGEMVTINGRYGIRVDDEIVRKVLSHPN, via the coding sequence TTGAAAACAATCCGCGTTCATCTGGCTAAACACGTTGATCATTCCTATGACCTTAAAATCGGCTCGGGGTTACTTTTTCAAGTGGGACAGGATCTAAAAAATAAACCCCTTGCAGATCGTTATGCCCTTATCACAGATTCTGAAGTGGCCCCTATTTTCGGAATCCCATTGCTAAAGGATTTTCAAAAAAAAGGTTTACACGTTACGCTTATTACTTTCCCGGCCGGAGAGGAATACAAAACCCGTGAAACTAAAGCTTACCTGGAGGATGAGATGTTCCGCCAGGGTTTTGGTCGAGACTCGGCCATTATCGCTCTGGGGGGTGGGGTGGTCGGAGATATGGCCGGTTTTGTGGCTGCCACCTATAATCGGGGGATTCCCTACATCCAGATTCCTACCACCCTGCTGGCCCATGTGGATAGCAGTATCGGAGGTAAAACGGCAGTAGATGTCCCCTGGGGAAAAAATCTGGTAGGCGCCTTTTACCAACCTGCAGCCGTTTATATCGATATAGATACTTTAAAAACCCTTCCCCTTCGACAGATAAAGGCCGGCCTGGCTGAAATCGTAAAATATGCCGTGATTCAAGATCGATCTCTCTTCGATTACCTCCAGGAGAATCAAGACAAAATCTTAAACTTAGAAAGTGAACCGATCATTTATATCATCGGACGATGTTGCGAAATCAAAGCTTATGTGGTTGAGCAAGATGAACGAGAGGGGGACTTGAGAAAGATCTTAAACTATGGTCATACCATCGGACATGCCATTGAGGCCCTTTGTCAATATCGGATCCTCCATGGAGAGGGCGTGGCTATAGGTATGACAATAGAAAGCCGTATCGCCCAAGAACTGGGCTATTTAACCGAAGAAGAGGTTCGTTGCCAGAGGAGTTTGTTAGAAGCTTTCGGGCTTCCGGTCACCCTTCCTTCCCATTTAAACCCCCAGGAAATTATTCAGGCTACTACTTTAGATAAAAAAGCCCGGGGAGGGAAAGCAGAATATGTTTTACCCAGAAAAATAGGGGAAATGGTCACTATCAACGGTCGTTATGGAATTAGAGTAGACGACGAGATAGTCAGAAAAGTCCTGAGCCATCCAAACTGA
- a CDS encoding tetratricopeptide repeat protein, with protein MKFLRSIFKRDYQEYIRRGNLFFQEGKWHSALIEYQKALEMLGPQEEPIHRWIEEKLQNSRINLAVEYVQKGDTYANDQQWDLAIEAYQTAKELYGEFAPEIDEIQEKLEIALEMHQEKTLSERLKHIGLEDSLGFGFAELRRIKNFGLYQIAPYDIRFDDSRHFTDRQIADLKARLKLNPEDPDLHFDLGMVYARYGFLTKAIEEMKKVIQIYPTHSEAHFVLGNLYSDYGDLQESLRFLRRSIELDPKFELAYYYLGQLYEKLQDPSKAEEMYLKFIRQQAKTAILDENALQGYLALGHLYKKQGQYLQASATLQQYLEKDPSNEEVYACLGEIYTLMEDWEKASQCWKKVLELEPESELAKEARQHLKELVDKKKG; from the coding sequence ATGAAATTTCTCCGATCTATTTTTAAGCGAGATTATCAAGAATACATAAGACGGGGGAACCTTTTCTTTCAAGAAGGAAAGTGGCATTCGGCTCTTATAGAATACCAAAAAGCTCTGGAAATGTTGGGACCCCAAGAAGAACCCATCCATAGATGGATTGAAGAAAAACTACAAAACTCCAGGATTAATCTGGCGGTGGAATATGTTCAAAAAGGGGATACTTATGCGAACGACCAACAATGGGACCTCGCCATAGAAGCCTACCAAACGGCCAAAGAGTTATATGGAGAATTTGCTCCGGAGATCGATGAGATTCAGGAAAAACTAGAAATTGCCCTGGAAATGCATCAAGAAAAAACGCTCAGCGAAAGATTAAAACATATCGGGCTGGAAGATTCCCTGGGATTTGGCTTTGCAGAACTCAGAAGAATTAAGAATTTCGGTCTTTATCAAATTGCACCCTATGATATTAGATTCGATGATAGCCGCCACTTTACAGATCGACAAATTGCAGACCTCAAAGCCCGGCTTAAGTTGAACCCTGAAGACCCGGATCTCCATTTTGACCTGGGAATGGTATATGCGCGATATGGTTTTTTGACCAAGGCCATCGAGGAAATGAAAAAGGTTATCCAAATTTACCCTACCCACTCAGAAGCCCACTTTGTCCTGGGAAACCTCTATTCGGATTATGGAGATTTACAAGAAAGCCTTCGCTTCCTTAGGAGAAGTATCGAATTGGATCCGAAATTCGAACTGGCTTATTACTATCTGGGTCAGCTATATGAAAAACTTCAAGATCCCTCTAAAGCCGAGGAAATGTATCTTAAATTCATCAGACAACAGGCAAAAACGGCCATCCTGGATGAAAATGCCCTCCAAGGGTATTTAGCTCTCGGTCATCTTTATAAAAAGCAGGGTCAATATCTGCAGGCTTCGGCCACCCTTCAACAATACCTCGAGAAAGATCCCTCCAACGAGGAAGTCTATGCCTGCCTGGGAGAAATTTATACACTCATGGAAGACTGGGAAAAGGCCTCCCAGTGCTGGAAAAAAGTTCTGGAATTGGAGCCGGAAAGTGAGTTGGCTAAAGAAGCCAGGCAGCATTTAAAAGAACTGGTCGATAAGAAAAAAGGCTAA
- the hflX gene encoding GTPase HflX, with protein sequence MDLALLRLDLMGAISVQPDGLPGFAYLAHLLPKNLENKNWLLLDPVHPSQLELDFEQLIRSLEEEFARVQGVRELGDNRERAILVSVTSGSKFEAEDSLAELKELARSSGILVLDSVLQHRPKPDPKFLMGKGKLQELVLKALQLGADLLVFDQELTPAQVRTLADFTDLKIIDRAQLILDIFAQRAHSRVGKVQVELAQLKYMLPRLSTRDDALSRLTGGIGGRGPGETKLEVDRRRVKDRIHRLENELKHLAKGREQRRSRRLKKELPIVSIVGYTNAGKSTLLNALTHSQVYVEDQLFATLDPTSRRLRFPRDLEVIITDTVGFIRDLPKDLMEAFRSTLDELEDADLLLHVVDVSNPRFEEQIQAVNKILYELGLHTKPTLIVFNKEDKVDPKLVENLCRLYQAVSISALQPNTLFKLTQRMEKELIRILAQNPLSLEKEEGEKVLAYN encoded by the coding sequence ATGGATCTGGCCTTACTCCGATTAGACCTCATGGGGGCTATTAGTGTGCAGCCAGATGGTCTCCCGGGTTTTGCTTACTTGGCTCATCTCCTTCCTAAAAATCTGGAAAACAAGAACTGGCTACTGCTGGATCCTGTCCACCCCAGCCAGCTGGAGCTGGATTTTGAGCAATTGATTCGATCCCTGGAAGAAGAGTTTGCTCGAGTTCAGGGGGTTAGAGAGTTAGGAGATAACCGTGAACGGGCCATTTTGGTGAGTGTAACGTCTGGGAGTAAATTCGAGGCAGAGGATTCTTTAGCAGAGCTTAAAGAACTGGCAAGATCCAGCGGAATTCTGGTCCTGGATTCGGTTCTTCAACATCGTCCGAAACCAGACCCGAAGTTTTTAATGGGAAAAGGAAAACTTCAAGAGCTGGTTCTAAAAGCTCTCCAACTGGGAGCCGATCTTTTGGTATTTGATCAGGAGTTAACTCCTGCCCAGGTGAGAACCCTGGCAGATTTTACAGATCTTAAAATCATTGATCGGGCTCAACTTATTCTGGATATTTTTGCTCAACGGGCTCACAGCCGAGTTGGAAAGGTCCAGGTGGAACTTGCTCAGCTCAAATATATGCTTCCCAGGCTCTCCACCCGAGATGATGCATTATCTCGCTTAACCGGAGGTATTGGAGGGAGAGGACCCGGTGAAACAAAGCTAGAAGTTGATCGCAGACGGGTAAAAGATCGCATCCATCGATTAGAAAATGAACTCAAACATCTGGCAAAAGGTCGAGAACAACGCCGGTCTCGACGCCTTAAGAAGGAATTACCCATTGTTTCCATTGTAGGCTATACCAATGCCGGAAAATCTACTTTACTTAATGCCTTAACCCACAGTCAGGTATATGTAGAGGACCAATTATTTGCTACTTTGGATCCAACCAGTCGAAGGCTTCGTTTCCCCCGAGATTTAGAAGTAATTATCACGGATACGGTCGGATTTATTCGAGATCTTCCTAAAGATCTCATGGAGGCTTTCCGATCTACCCTCGATGAACTGGAAGATGCCGATTTACTCTTGCATGTCGTTGATGTAAGCAATCCTCGATTTGAAGAACAGATTCAGGCCGTTAACAAAATTCTCTATGAGCTCGGGTTGCATACCAAACCCACATTAATAGTCTTTAATAAAGAAGATAAAGTAGATCCCAAATTAGTCGAGAATCTATGCAGGCTTTATCAGGCGGTTTCTATATCGGCTCTTCAACCCAATACCCTCTTTAAACTAACCCAGCGGATGGAGAAAGAGCTGATCCGGATACTTGCCCAAAACCCCCTTTCGTTAGAGAAGGAAGAGGGAGAGAAAGTTCTTGCCTATAACTAA
- a CDS encoding ATP-binding protein, with the protein MSKMSLVGSKILVLDEDPNTWRILKKILIPKGCTILPSNSYEEGKKYLTQFSMDLILIEISLGEGKGLLFAEELRKNHPYLPIIILTSEISLQAIKKAIKLGVSDYILKPPDPMELLDSIREAISRYKQTLLDQAILKNSRQYFEELITLMEVSKITNSFEHIDLLLQRVVEIVSQILDVETVSLMGIQEDTQELAVLAYIGPEKQIVENARVPIGTGISGWVAQQGKPLLINNIEKSEKFKKFRKKTLDQYKNDSLLCVPLKIKDRVIGVLNVNNKKSGKAFDLHDLDLLRGISNPIALAIENAWLYEKLQIKARELERLNKELQQLDQMKSNFISNISHEIRTPLTSINGYAELLLEMGNKLSPEKGKEFLQAILESGKQISILLDQIAEFSLVESDKVKWNIRPVLLHPLITRIIDRFQTHLEKKQITLTYQPSDRSLQVYADEEKIDRVLCHFMDNAIKFNKEKGKIDIKMEEVQRKECHPFVKVSITDTGIGISKENTSYLFTKFNQLGNILTEKPPGVGLGLAFCKEIISRHRGEIGVESEPKKGSTFYFTLPLVTEGKESYIVRS; encoded by the coding sequence ATGTCTAAAATGAGCTTGGTGGGCAGTAAAATTTTAGTCTTAGATGAGGATCCAAACACATGGCGTATCCTGAAAAAAATCCTGATCCCTAAGGGCTGTACCATCCTTCCGTCAAATTCTTATGAGGAAGGCAAAAAATATTTAACTCAATTCTCTATGGATCTGATTCTGATAGAGATTTCCCTGGGTGAAGGAAAGGGTCTTTTGTTTGCCGAAGAACTGAGGAAAAATCATCCTTATTTACCCATCATTATTCTTACTTCAGAGATATCTCTACAAGCGATTAAAAAAGCAATAAAGTTAGGCGTTTCGGATTATATTCTTAAACCTCCTGATCCTATGGAGTTGCTCGACTCGATCCGTGAAGCAATCAGCCGATATAAACAAACCCTGTTGGATCAAGCTATCCTCAAGAACTCCAGGCAATATTTCGAAGAGCTCATAACCCTGATGGAAGTAAGTAAAATCACCAATTCCTTTGAACACATTGATTTACTCCTCCAACGGGTTGTCGAAATAGTTTCTCAAATTTTGGATGTAGAAACAGTCTCTTTAATGGGGATCCAGGAAGATACCCAAGAATTGGCTGTATTGGCCTATATAGGACCTGAGAAACAAATTGTGGAAAACGCGCGAGTTCCCATAGGGACAGGGATTTCGGGATGGGTTGCTCAACAAGGCAAACCCTTGCTTATTAATAATATTGAGAAGAGTGAAAAATTCAAGAAGTTCAGAAAAAAAACTCTCGATCAATATAAAAATGACTCTCTTTTATGTGTCCCCTTGAAGATCAAAGACCGTGTGATTGGGGTTCTCAACGTGAATAATAAAAAATCAGGCAAGGCCTTTGATCTACATGACCTGGATCTTCTAAGGGGCATCTCCAATCCCATCGCCCTGGCCATTGAAAACGCCTGGCTCTATGAGAAGCTCCAAATCAAGGCCCGAGAACTTGAACGGCTCAATAAAGAACTCCAGCAACTGGATCAAATGAAGTCCAATTTTATCAGCAATATTTCCCATGAAATCCGAACCCCGTTGACTTCGATCAACGGATATGCTGAACTTCTTCTGGAGATGGGAAATAAACTTTCTCCTGAAAAAGGAAAAGAATTTCTTCAGGCCATTTTAGAATCTGGAAAGCAAATTTCGATTCTTCTGGATCAAATTGCAGAATTTAGTTTAGTCGAATCCGATAAGGTGAAATGGAATATCAGACCCGTCCTTTTGCATCCTCTTATCACCAGAATTATCGATAGGTTCCAAACCCATCTCGAGAAAAAACAAATAACCCTCACTTATCAACCTTCAGATAGAAGCCTTCAGGTATATGCTGATGAAGAGAAAATAGATCGGGTTTTATGTCACTTTATGGACAATGCTATTAAATTTAACAAAGAAAAGGGAAAGATCGACATCAAAATGGAAGAAGTTCAGCGGAAGGAGTGTCATCCTTTTGTTAAGGTTTCCATTACCGATACGGGTATAGGAATTTCTAAGGAGAATACCTCCTATCTGTTTACAAAATTCAATCAACTCGGTAATATTTTAACAGAAAAACCACCTGGGGTGGGTTTAGGATTAGCCTTCTGTAAGGAAATTATCAGTCGTCATCGAGGAGAGATTGGGGTTGAAAGTGAACCTAAAAAGGGGAGTACCTTCTACTTTACCCTACCCCTGGTAACTGAAGGGAAAGAGTCGTATATTGTTCGTAGTTAA
- a CDS encoding D-aminoacylase — MFDVIIKNGYIYDGSGKPGFKGDIAIQNGKIAEIGSVSGSAGRVINAEGLAVSPGFIDPHTHYDAQFTWDPLATPSCWHGITTVIIGNCGFTIAPCRPQDRELIMRTLEKVEGMSLEAMQKGIRWNFETIPEYLNALEKQGVGLNVVALMGHSTIRQYAMGPEASEREATPTELEAMKQIVREAMEAGAFGIGSSTATTHIGGDGKPVSSRLASEQEFLELGRVIGSYKRGIIEVTPALYSPLEPWARLARESGRPVTWAVLLQQNAQPDYHRQMLKETEAFFNQGLEVYPQVSCRPLVMSFSMEDPYVFEGLPCWQQVFKASPEKRPEVLRDPDFRAAFRQDTTTFPSRLFAGDWETIQVQKVTQTKHQSLLGRNLVEIGQELGKHPSDVLFDLSLEEDLKMEFFVRLMNNKEDDVAELLIHPYTLIAASDAGAHLTLFCDAGYCSYFLGHWIREKRIMPLEEGIRKLTSVPAQIYGIKDRGRIEVGKAADLVIFDPDAIHTEPTELVRDLPGGGERLISKSRGIYYSFVNGVPLLENGKLTPSLNAHPTGSSLPGKVLRSNLYTPDV; from the coding sequence ATGTTTGATGTTATTATTAAAAATGGTTACATTTATGATGGCTCTGGAAAGCCGGGTTTTAAAGGGGATATAGCCATTCAAAATGGAAAGATAGCTGAGATAGGATCTGTGAGCGGTTCGGCTGGGCGGGTTATAAATGCAGAGGGGTTAGCAGTCAGTCCGGGTTTTATAGATCCCCACACCCATTATGATGCTCAATTTACCTGGGATCCTCTGGCTACTCCATCCTGCTGGCATGGAATTACTACGGTTATCATTGGAAATTGTGGTTTTACTATAGCACCCTGTCGTCCCCAGGATCGGGAATTAATTATGCGAACCCTGGAAAAGGTGGAAGGAATGTCCCTGGAAGCCATGCAAAAAGGGATTCGGTGGAACTTTGAAACCATCCCGGAATATTTGAATGCCCTGGAAAAGCAAGGAGTAGGACTCAACGTGGTGGCTTTGATGGGTCATTCCACCATCCGCCAATATGCCATGGGTCCTGAGGCTTCTGAGCGAGAAGCAACCCCGACTGAGCTGGAGGCCATGAAACAGATTGTTCGAGAAGCCATGGAAGCCGGGGCTTTTGGAATAGGATCTTCCACCGCCACAACCCATATTGGTGGGGATGGAAAACCTGTTTCGAGTCGATTGGCTTCTGAACAGGAGTTCTTAGAACTTGGCCGGGTCATCGGCTCTTATAAACGGGGGATTATTGAAGTTACTCCGGCCCTTTATTCTCCTTTGGAACCCTGGGCACGCCTGGCCAGGGAGTCCGGTCGACCGGTTACCTGGGCGGTTCTTTTACAGCAAAATGCCCAGCCGGATTATCATCGGCAAATGCTTAAGGAAACAGAAGCTTTTTTCAACCAGGGTCTGGAAGTTTATCCTCAAGTAAGTTGTCGCCCCCTTGTCATGAGCTTCAGCATGGAAGATCCTTATGTCTTTGAGGGGCTCCCTTGCTGGCAGCAAGTATTTAAAGCCTCACCTGAAAAAAGACCGGAGGTTCTCCGAGATCCTGACTTCCGTGCAGCTTTTCGACAGGATACCACAACCTTCCCATCCCGCCTTTTTGCCGGAGATTGGGAAACCATACAGGTTCAAAAAGTGACCCAGACCAAACATCAATCCCTGCTGGGAAGAAACCTTGTAGAAATAGGTCAAGAATTGGGGAAGCATCCTTCAGATGTCCTTTTTGATCTGTCTTTAGAGGAAGATCTAAAAATGGAATTCTTTGTAAGGCTGATGAATAATAAAGAAGACGACGTAGCCGAACTCCTGATTCATCCTTACACCTTGATTGCGGCCTCCGATGCAGGAGCTCACCTGACTTTGTTCTGCGATGCCGGTTACTGTAGTTACTTCCTGGGCCATTGGATCCGTGAAAAAAGAATTATGCCTCTGGAAGAGGGAATTCGTAAACTTACTTCAGTACCTGCCCAAATCTATGGAATTAAAGACCGGGGTCGCATTGAAGTGGGTAAAGCAGCCGATCTGGTTATCTTTGATCCAGATGCTATTCACACAGAACCCACCGAACTGGTCCGTGATTTGCCGGGGGGAGGTGAACGCCTGATTTCAAAATCCCGTGGTATTTATTATTCTTTTGTAAATGGAGTTCCCCTCTTAGAAAATGGAAAGCTTACGCCTTCTTTAAATGCACACCCAACGGGTTCTTCTTTGCCGGGTAAGGTACTTCGAAGTAACCTCTATACTCCAGATGTGTAA
- a CDS encoding ATP-dependent Clp protease adaptor ClpS: protein MAQKISVITETEEKIETSLPAKVILFNDDYHTFEEVIAQIIKAIRCSREEAELITWEAHTKGRAIVITGELEECLRVSRVLEEIELRTQVEI, encoded by the coding sequence ATGGCCCAAAAAATATCTGTCATCACCGAGACCGAAGAAAAAATTGAGACGAGTCTACCGGCTAAAGTGATTTTATTTAACGACGATTATCACACCTTTGAAGAAGTTATTGCTCAAATTATAAAGGCTATTCGTTGTTCTCGGGAAGAAGCAGAATTAATTACCTGGGAAGCTCATACCAAAGGAAGAGCCATTGTAATCACCGGCGAATTAGAGGAGTGCTTACGGGTTAGTCGAGTTCTGGAAGAAATCGAATTACGCACCCAGGTGGAGATCTAG
- the uppP gene encoding undecaprenyl-diphosphatase UppP, translating into MTTLQAFVLGVVQGLTEFLPVSSSGHLILIPHLLHWPDQGLAFDAILHLGTLMAVLLFFRYELFEIVKNSVMMMLKGRWENLNQEVGVKILIGSIPAAVAGKLLDEFIETHVRSGILVASMLIIFAILLWLADRYSEQIKQPIKQIEMLGWKEVLIIGCAQAVALIPGVSRSGMTITAGLFSKLDRELAIRFSFLLSAPITAGAGGLKLLQLLHKGIPAGGISYLVIGFLASMLSGILAIKILLRLVRSHTFDLFVFYRIGLGIFILILFLR; encoded by the coding sequence ATGACGACTTTACAAGCTTTCGTTCTCGGAGTTGTTCAAGGTCTTACAGAGTTTTTACCTGTCTCCAGCTCAGGCCATCTTATACTTATACCCCACCTCCTTCATTGGCCTGATCAGGGATTGGCCTTTGACGCTATCTTGCATTTAGGGACTTTAATGGCCGTTCTGCTCTTTTTCAGATACGAGTTATTTGAGATAGTTAAAAATTCCGTAATGATGATGCTTAAAGGTAGGTGGGAAAATTTAAATCAGGAGGTAGGGGTGAAGATTCTGATCGGTTCTATTCCTGCAGCAGTGGCCGGAAAACTTTTAGATGAGTTTATCGAGACCCACGTTCGCTCTGGAATCCTCGTAGCCAGTATGCTTATTATTTTTGCTATTCTACTTTGGCTGGCAGATCGATATTCCGAGCAGATCAAACAACCCATCAAGCAGATAGAAATGCTTGGTTGGAAAGAAGTTCTTATTATCGGTTGTGCCCAGGCGGTAGCTTTAATTCCAGGGGTTTCTCGTTCGGGTATGACGATAACGGCCGGATTATTTTCTAAGTTAGATCGAGAATTGGCTATCCGATTTTCCTTTCTCTTGAGTGCTCCGATTACAGCAGGCGCCGGCGGTCTTAAACTGTTACAGCTCCTTCACAAAGGAATTCCTGCGGGAGGAATTTCTTATCTGGTCATTGGATTTTTGGCTTCTATGCTCAGTGGAATCCTGGCCATTAAGATTCTCCTCCGGTTAGTTCGATCCCATACTTTTGATCTGTTTGTATTTTACCGGATTGGCTTAGGGATTTTTATTCTCATCCTTTTTCTCCGATAG